The nucleotide window TAAAAAAAATCGGCCATTCGACCGATTTTAATTTTTTAGAAAGTGACTTCCGAAGTTTCTTTTCCTTTCTGGAAATTGAGTGTCTTCAAAGCACCTTTATAAGTGATATTCACAATGTTGACCTGTTTCGGAAATTGTCCAATCAAAATACTGTTCTTGATTTTCAAACTTGAAATATCAGAAACGCCACTCGCTTCATAGTAAACCCAAACAGATTCGCCGTTGACCTGACTTCCTGTGAAAGTCAATTGTTTCGCAGTACCGTTGATGGCAACATCCACATTATTGTTCACATACTTTTTCACTTCAGCTTCAAATCCTGCTGTTGCCGGGTCAATTTTCACGGCTTGAGAGATGTGACCAGTGTTTAGCTTCGTTGTGAACTTCAAAGTTTTGGTTCCGTCGATGTAATCCACTTTGGTCATTGATGAAAAGAAATCCAATGCTGTAAAGCTAAAAAGCCCAACCAGCAAGATTCCTAGAGACAATATGAGTATTGATTTTTTCATTTTATTGTAATATTTAATAACTTTTACTATTGATTATGGTCAAATTATATGCCACGTCCTAGAAATTCACACTTACTGAGTATTTGTCATAGAACGCTTTGATATGCGCCACCGCATCTTCCGCAGTATCTACAACTCGGAAAAGCTCGAGGTCTTTCTCGGCAATCAAACCTTCTTTCAACAATGTGCCTTTGAACCAATCCAGCAATCCGCTCCAGAACTCACTTCCAACCAAAACGATTGGGAACTTCCCTATTTTATTGGTCTGAATTAAGGTCAAAGCTTCCGACAATTCGTCCAAGGTTCCAAATCCGCCAGGCATCACCACGAAACCTTGGGAATATTTGACAAACATTACTTTCCTAACGAAAAAATAATCAAAATTGATATTATAACCTTTGTCAACGTACGGATTAAAGTGTTGCTCAAAAGGTAATTCGATATTCAAACCTATGGATTTTCCGTGTCCGTTCGCACCTCTGTTTCCGGCTTCCATTATTCCAGGTCCTCCTCCAGTGATGACACCAAAACCGATTTCCGTGATTTTCTTCGCAATGTCAACCGCCATTTTGTAGTAGTAATTATCTTCCTTCAATCTAGCAGAACCGAAGATGGAAACACAAGGTCCAATTCTAGCCATTTTCTCGTATCCGTCCACAAATTCGGACATCACGCGGAAAACCATCCAGCTGTCCTTAGTAATGGTCTCGTCCCAGGTTTTCTGACGCAGACTTTCCTGCAATCTTTTGTCGTCGTCCTGTTCTATCATCTGAAAATTCTTTCTGCTTCTACAATAGATTCTGGTCTTCCAACATCGACTAAGTTTGAAGTGTGCTGATAACCAACAATGATATCTTCTTTCATCAATTCCATATATTCATCCATAATGGAGAATTTTCCGGTTCTTGTGAATTTATCAAAAATCTCAGAATTCACGCAATGAACGCCGCTGAAAGCCAATTCTCTCAATTTGAAAATCCCGCCAACGACTGTCTTTTTATTGGTTTGAAGATTTCTCCAACCTTTCAAAAACATTTTATCATTGAACATCAGTTTTCTGGAACTGTCTCTGTCAGAAACGGCCAAAGTAATCATTGCACCTTTGGTCTCGTGTAATCTGATGAAGTTGCTGATATTGAGGTCTGTTAGGATATCGACATTCATTATCAAAAATGACTTCTCATTCTCAAGGAATCTCTTTGCGAAAAGTAATCCGCCACCAGTTTCCAAAAGTTCTTCGTGCTCGTTTGAGATTTCGATGTTCGCGCCGAAGTTGTCATTCTCAGCCAGGAAAGCCAGAATCTGTCCTCCGAAATGGTGAATATTGATGACAAAATCATTGATTCCGAAACCTTGAAGGTATTTGATATTTCTTTCTAGAAGTGGAACGCCGTTGACTTTTGCCAAAGCTTTCGGATGTTCGTCAGTGAAAGGTTTCAGTCGAGTTCCCTTTCCTGCAGCAAATATTAATGCTTTCATATTTTATAAATGATAAATAATAATTTGATAAATGATTGAATAATTGGAGATAAAAAATCAAATATCAATTATCGCTTATCGATGATAAATTAAGGTGTAATTGTTCGTCGTGATGAACTGAAACTTCCGCCTCAGGATATTTTTCTTTAATAAATTGAGCCGTTTTGATTGCTGAATAAACCGAGCGATGTTGTCCGCCTGTGCAACCAAAATTGATTTGAAGATGTTCAAAATTTCGGCTTAAATAATTGTCAATGCTGATTGATATTAATGATTGAATGGAATTTAAGAAATTTGGCATTTCAGTTTTAGTTTCCAAAAACTCCTGAACACCACTGTCATTTCCTGTTTGTATTTTGTACTCTTCTATTCTTCCAGGATTCAAAATTCCTCGGCAATCGAAGACGAAACCACCGCCGTTTTCGGTGTTATCTTTTGGGATGCCGCCTTTTTTATAAGAAAAACTATGAATCTCTATATGGAGTTTGTTCTGCATTAAATCTAATTTTTCCGTAAAGTTACTTTTTTTAATTTTCTTTCAAAAATCTGAGTATTATGAATTTAAAATTTAATTTTGCATATTAATTGATGTGAGGACGGAAAAATCAAACTAATTTCTTACTTTTAAAAATAAATCACAATTAAAATGAAATTCATAAAATACTGTCTATTAATAAGTTTATTGATTTTCACAGTCAGCTGCAAAAAA belongs to Chryseobacterium sp. KACC 21268 and includes:
- a CDS encoding RNase adapter RapZ; amino-acid sequence: MQNKLHIEIHSFSYKKGGIPKDNTENGGGFVFDCRGILNPGRIEEYKIQTGNDSGVQEFLETKTEMPNFLNSIQSLISISIDNYLSRNFEHLQINFGCTGGQHRSVYSAIKTAQFIKEKYPEAEVSVHHDEQLHLNLSSISDN
- a CDS encoding TIGR00730 family Rossman fold protein, translating into MIEQDDDKRLQESLRQKTWDETITKDSWMVFRVMSEFVDGYEKMARIGPCVSIFGSARLKEDNYYYKMAVDIAKKITEIGFGVITGGGPGIMEAGNRGANGHGKSIGLNIELPFEQHFNPYVDKGYNINFDYFFVRKVMFVKYSQGFVVMPGGFGTLDELSEALTLIQTNKIGKFPIVLVGSEFWSGLLDWFKGTLLKEGLIAEKDLELFRVVDTAEDAVAHIKAFYDKYSVSVNF
- a CDS encoding sugar phosphate nucleotidyltransferase; translated protein: MKALIFAAGKGTRLKPFTDEHPKALAKVNGVPLLERNIKYLQGFGINDFVINIHHFGGQILAFLAENDNFGANIEISNEHEELLETGGGLLFAKRFLENEKSFLIMNVDILTDLNISNFIRLHETKGAMITLAVSDRDSSRKLMFNDKMFLKGWRNLQTNKKTVVGGIFKLRELAFSGVHCVNSEIFDKFTRTGKFSIMDEYMELMKEDIIVGYQHTSNLVDVGRPESIVEAERIFR
- a CDS encoding M penetrans family 1 protein; its protein translation is MKKSILILSLGILLVGLFSFTALDFFSSMTKVDYIDGTKTLKFTTKLNTGHISQAVKIDPATAGFEAEVKKYVNNNVDVAINGTAKQLTFTGSQVNGESVWVYYEASGVSDISSLKIKNSILIGQFPKQVNIVNITYKGALKTLNFQKGKETSEVTF